The Engraulis encrasicolus isolate BLACKSEA-1 chromosome 4, IST_EnEncr_1.0, whole genome shotgun sequence genome includes a window with the following:
- the LOC134447394 gene encoding uncharacterized protein LOC134447394, whose amino-acid sequence MYLLFNESSYTQESLMNYKSLKCYQNFEKGWVREIACKDFGDNRLLIAKVNHSQRMRETPLTPWVICEKSGKILAAHCNCMAGLGESCSHVASVLWAVEAGAKRRDSLTVTDKKAYWVMPTPMKSVPYARIKDIDFFKSKTPNDNTASMVPPSPAKFNTFLESLKKCPSKPAALSLIPKFSDDYMPRSAQSDLPPILIDLYDKTLSDSNLTEILNNIIPKSSKFCTITAEQQHAVERETRGQSQSRLWYRMRTGRITASKYKAVCHTNAQNPAHSLVMEICYPETKRFRTEATDWGNRKEARARQDYVAQANQLHKDFQLEECGLVISKTNAYIGASPDGLISCTCCGLGVCEIKCPFIHKDDYIETALQDKTFCLESHGKGYTLKRAHQYYYQVQAQLLASQYDYCDFVVWTTKSMTVERIYPDVQFWDNTLPKVKTFFELAVLPELAAKFYSRSPQPGKSSDIEM is encoded by the exons ATGTATTTACTTTTCAACGAGAGCAGCTACACTCAGGAAAGCCTGATGAATTACAAGAGCTTGAAATGCTATCAAAATTTCGAAAAAGGCTGGGTGAGGGAGATCGCATGTAAAGACTTCGGAGATAACAGACTGCTCATTGCGAAG gTCAATCACtcccagagaatgagagagacaccaTTGACACCTTGGGTGATCTGTGAGAAGAGTGGCAAGATCTTGGCTGCACATTGCAATTGCATGGCAGGGCTGGGCGAGAGCTGCTCTCATGTTGCCTCTGTTCTATGGGCTGTTGAAGCTGGTGCTAAGCGGCGTGACTCCCTTACCGTCACAGACAAGAAGGCCTACTGGGTCATGCCTACTCCCATGAAATCAGTACCCTATGCACGCATAAAGGACATAGATTTCTTTAAGTCCAAAACACCAAATGACAACACAGCTTCCATGGTTCCCCCATCCCCAGCCAAATTCAACACATTTTTagagtctttaaaaaaatgtcctTCCAAACCCGCTGCATTGTCCCTCATCCCAAAATTTTCTGATGATTATATGCCACGATCTGCTCAATCTGATCTACCCCCCATCTTAATTGACTTATATGATAAAACACTGAGTGATTCCAACCTTACTGAAATTCTAAATAACATCATCCCCAAATCCTCTAAATTCTGTACAATTACTGCAGAACAACAGCATGCAGTGGAAAGGGAGACAAGGGGGCAGTCTCAGTCACGCTTGTGGTACCGGATGAGGACGGGCAGAATAACAGCGTCCAAATACAAGGCAGTCTGCCACACCAACGCACAAAATCCAGCTCACAGTCTTGTAATGGAGATATGCTATCCGGAGACCAAACGATTCAGAACGGAGGCCACTGACTGGGGCAACAGAAAGGAAGCCAGGGCAAGACAGGATTATGTTGCTCAGGCAAATCAGTTACACAAAGACTTTCAATTGGAGGAATGTGGGCTAGTTATTAGCAAAACCAATGCATACATTGGTGCATCACCAGATGGGCTGATATCATGCACATGCTGTGGTTTGGGAGTCTGTGAAATCAAG TGCCCTTTCATTCACAAGGATGACTACATTGAAACAGCTTTGCAGGACAAAACATTCTGTCTCGAAAGCCATGGGAAAGGCTACACTCTAAAGAGAGCTCACCAGTATTACTATcag GTCCAGGCTCAGTTGCTGGCTTCACAGTATGATTACTGTGATTTTGTGGTGTGGACCACCAAGTCCATGACCGTGGAAAGGATCTACCCTGACGTTCAGTTTTGGGACAACACCCTACCAAAGGTCAAGACCTTTTTTGAACTGGCTGTTCTTCCAGAATTAGCTGCCAAATTTTATTCCAGAAGCCCACAGCCAGGAAAGAGTTCAGAcattgaaatgtag
- the LOC134447404 gene encoding uncharacterized protein LOC134447404 yields the protein MCSQTDLSMNQYEELLIENESLRKELGKYKLDIDSFIDNDKKTLHFTGLPNWQLLFSLYEYVKEDLGRASSVLTPFQKLLLTIMRMKLSSTGSDLAYRFGDINESTISRNFNHVLDVLYNCLKPLIKWPDREDLKKTMPMDFRKHAPNCVAIIDCFEFFLECPSNPLAKAQTYSSYKHHNTVKYLIGITPQGTVSFISDGWGGRVSDKHLTEESGFLEYLLPGDLILADRGFDIRESVGLYCAMVKLPAFTKGKKQLSGIEVEQTRRIANLRIHVERVIGNIRKKYSMLSSTMPIDFARVRSADLTTIDKIVTVCSALINMCDSVVPFE from the coding sequence ATGTGCAGCCAAACCGATTTGAGCATGAATCAATATGAAGAGCTGTTAATAGAAAATGAGAGCTTGCGAAAGGAATTGGGCAAATACAAATTAGATATAGATAGCTTCATAGACAATGACAAGAAAACACTGCACTTTACTGGCCTTCCCAACTGGCAGCTGCTGTTCTCCCTGTATGAGTATGTGAAAGAGGACCTTGGCAGAGCATCTTCAGTGTTGACCCCCTTTCAAAAATTACTTCTCACAATCATGCGCATGAAACTTAGTTCTACTGGAAGTGACTTGGCCTACAGATTTGGTGACATCAATGAATCAACTATATCAAGAAATTTTAATCATGTGTTAGATGTTTTATATAATTGCCTCAAACCCTTAATCAAATGGCCAGACAGAGAAGACCTGAAAAAAACAATGCCTATGGATTTCCGAAAGCATGCCCCTAACTGTGTTGCTATCATTGACTGTTTTGAATTTTTTTTAGAATGTCCCTCAAACCCACTTGCCAAGGCACAAACATACTCAAGCTACAAACACCACAACACTGTGAAGTACTTGATCGGCATTACTCCCCAGGGCACTGTCAGCTTCATCTCAGACGGGTGGGGTGGCCGAGTGTCTGACAAACACCTTACTGAAGAGAGTGGCTTTCTGGAGTACTTATTGCCAGGTGACCTGATACTGGCTGATAGAGGATTTGACATCCGTGAGTCCGTTGGACTGTACTGCGCAATGGTGAAATTGCCAGCGTttacaaagggaaaaaaacagctcAGTGGGATTGAAgtagaacaaacaagaagaataGCCAATCTCAGAATACATGTGGAAAGAGTGATTGGGAACATCAGAAAGAAGTACAGCATGCTCAGCTCAACGATGCCAATTGATTTTGCCAGGGTTCGCAGTGCAGATCTGACAACAATTGACAAAATTGTCACAGTGTGCAGTGCCTTAATAAATATGTGCGACTCTGTTGTGCCCTTTGAGTGA